From Budorcas taxicolor isolate Tak-1 chromosome 19, Takin1.1, whole genome shotgun sequence, the proteins below share one genomic window:
- the SPEM3 gene encoding uncharacterized protein SPEM3, producing the protein MGERTYHGAQACSGTNPRKCQDLGDSILLILGSFILLNVGINVVTLLWKHLKNSLRTLFRHFFPRDKQSSYAGSHPMCIRCSVDPKNLCSRVPPRFHRRPSFLLGHPNHLDSWIPDTNDEKASKCCWMPPQCGHVGAPMEVPWGLWKEGLTGAGEDPQITALKAQATFYSKQETSSKFRRMSKVDMVPLRLPQESKTKTPDHDQAQAQTRSQVQSPGHAPAKAQTFSPAQLPEPTPAETQTHAPIYSPEHAPPQAQTNSLTLGPEHNSAQVCGPKHTLAYTLDQAPSQGPAQCEGHTLTHTLTHAHLTYTHAQLIPPPASAPVPPPASALVPPQAPPPASVPVPPLTSAPAPPPTSAPVPPQASGPAATSVPAPTPAPAPMSATTPVPALVMAQPTTPVPSTPPSSILTSIPSTLSAFSQGLSTGHVVYDARRVKQNLFHVCTPQNSGYSGKDLGTLSRLQEGHGLVSSGTAEQTLKQCSEDSAKPFTGSILGYLELGNMEWKLSNDVKDESVQHKTFPYCSFHPYSSEKQNTDSQTPVYPKFLVYSKDATPYQPCFHVPTSTQNSMGTVPPPCTLSLPLISPRSLVVHQHSNHQKPSILVQTPKCPPPSKSPQSVLSSQGPIPPQFSTTSQTPNQPQPPELHKNLGLNQDHGLQRTPGPSKDTRVPRNPGLAQNPGLHKSPGFTQDPGLHKNPGLAQNPGLHKSPGFIQDPHLCKNPSLSQDSDFHKDSVIIQDSCSQSLSSTQEGSFFRSPYLTQPSGLHKNTPFLQTSDIQRSSGFRHDSGVCRNLEQNFYRSQELSQNTGLHSIPHPSQGSGCYKSTSNAQDPGESRSLGFTQDSEAQKSPCFVQDSGVNKNSGLTQESGPHKNPGFVQTPGLYKDSGDYNNPGLTQDSGVYKSQDLTQDSDLHKNLGLTQVSKVKRCDVPQDARLYRSPEHCHNPNLHKHAGVTQHPDPQKGPALTQDSGFSKTQDFIKGSGLQEDSCFVPNPVLHKNPLGTDCVQVLGPLQTPKSFISEKIPRRHDAGQHVPGASVPPSQPSSPAKAQVVYSNRQTFSEVPVLIELQPPSRRAGSQDWVYRPMDTAPAACQNYRQTSMPPKTNWKPHCPGSGTRVGHVVFDARQRQLGAGRDKCEALSPRRLHREISNNSSEMAKAWGYQCVMRNLEKEGTNVHEE; encoded by the exons ATGGGTGAGCGAACCTACCACGGAGCCCAAGCGTGCTCTGGCACCAACCCCAGAAAGTGCCAGGACCTAGGAGACTCAATTCTTCTGATCCTGGGCAGCTTCATCTTGCTCAACGTGGGGATCAATGTGGTGACTCTG CTCTGGAAACACCTGAAGAACTCCTTGCGGACTCTTTTCCGTCATTTTTTCCCCAGAG ACAAGCAATCCAGCTATGCAGGCAGCCATCCCATGTGCATACGTTGCTCCGTGGATCCCAAGAACCTGTGCTCAAGAGTCCCGCCCCGCTTCCACCGCCGCCCAAGCTTCCTGCTCGGGCACCCTAACCACCTGGACTCCTGGATACCAGACACAAACGATGAGAAGGCTTCTAAGTGCTGCTGGATGCCGCCTCAGTGTGGACATGTTGGGGCTCCCATGGAGGTGCCATGGGGACTGTGGAAGGAGGGGCTAACGGGAGCTGGGGAGGACCCTCAGATCACAGCCTTAAAGGCCCAAGCCACCTTCTACTCTAAGCAGGAGACATCTTCCAAGTTCCGTAGGATGAGCAAGGTGGACATGGTTCCACTGCGCCTGCCCCAAGAGAGCAAGACTAAGACCCCAGACCATGACCAAGCCCAGGCCCAGACCCGCTCCCAGGTCCAGTCTCCTGGGCATGCTCCTGCCAAGGCCCAGACCTTCTCCCCAGCCCAACTTCCTGAGCCCACCCCAGCCGAGACCCAGACCCACGCCCCCATTTACTCGCCTGAGCATGCCCCACCTCAGGCCCAGACCAACTCCCTAACCCTTGGCCCTGAGCACAACTCTGCCCAGGTCTGTGGTCCAAAGCACACCTTAGCCTATACCCTGGACCAGGCCCCCTCACAGGGCCCAGCCCAGTGCGAGGGCCACACCCTTACCCACACTCTGACCCATGCTCATCTAACCTATACCCATGCCCAACTGATCCCTCCCCCAGCTTCTGCCCCAGTCCCTCCCCCAGCTTCTGCCCTAGTCCCTCCCCAAGCCCCTCCTCCAGCTTCTGTTCCAGTCCCTCCCCTAACttctgccccagcccctcccccaactTCTGCTCCAGTCCCTCCCCAAGCTTCTGGCCCTGCTGCTACTTCTGTTCCAGCCCCTACACCAGCACCTGCCCCCATGTCTGCCACAACCCCTGTCCCTGCACTGGTCATGGCCCAGCCGACCACTCCAGTCCCTTCCACACCACCTTCCTCCATCCTAACTTCTATTCCCTCTACTTTGTCTGCCTTCAGCCAAGGCCTCTCCACTGGCCATGTGGTCTATGATGCCCGCAGGGTAAAGCAGAACTTATTCCATGTATGCACCCCTCAGAACTCTGGGTATTCCGGAAAGGACTTAGGTACACTCTCCAGGCTCCAAGAGGGGCATGGCCTGGTGAGCTCTGGTACAGCTGAGCAAACACTGAAGCAATGTAGTGAGGACAGTGCCAAGCCCTTCACAGGATCCATATTGGGTTACCTGGAGTTGGGGAACATGGAATGGAAGCTTTCAAATGATGTCAAGGATGAATCTGTGCAGCACAAGACCTTCCCTTACTGCAGTTTCCACCCTTACAGCTCTGAGAAGCAAAACACAGACTCCCAGACTCCAGTCTACCCCAAATTCCTGGTGTACTCCAAAGATGCTACCCCTTATCAACCTTGCTTCCACGTTCCAACCAGTACCCAGAACTCAATGGGTACTGTGCCTCCACCCTGcactctttctctgcctctcatTTCTCCCAGATCCTTGGTTGTTCATCAACACAGCAACCACCAGAAGCCCTCCATCTTAGTACAGACCCCCAAATGTCCCCCACCCTCCAAGTCTCCTCAGTCTGTCCTCTCTTCCCAGGGTCCCATCCCTCCTCAGTTCTCCACTACTTCCCAAACCCCAAACCAGCCCCAGCCCCCTGAACTTCATAAGAATCTAGGCCTCAACCAAGACCATGGTCTCCAGAGAACCCCAGGCCCTTCAAAAGACACTAGAGTTCCCAGAAA CCCAGGCCTTGCTCAAAATCCAGGCCTCCACAAGAGCCCAGGCTTTACCCAAGACCCAGGCCTCCACAAGAACCCAGGCCTTGCTCAAAATCCAGGCCTCCACAAAAGCCCAGGCTTTATCCAAGACCCTCATCTCTGCAAGAATCCAAGCCTTTCCCAAGACTCTGACTTTCACAAGGATTCAGTCATTATACAAGATTCTTGCTCCCAGAGTTTAAGTTCTACTCAAGAGGGAAGTTTCTTTAGAAGCCCATATCTTACCCAACCTTCTGGTCTCCACAAGAACACACCATTTCTTCAAACTTCTGACATTCAGAGGAGCTCAGGCTTTAGGCATGACTCTGGAGTCTGTAGAAATCTAGAACAAAACTTCTATAGAAGTCAAGAGCTCTCCCAAAACACTGGCCTACATAGTATCCCACACCCTTCTCAAGGTTCTGGATGTTACAAGAGTACAAGTAATGCCCAAGATCCAGGAGAGTCTAGGAGTCTAGGCTTTACCCAAGATTCTGAAGCACAGAAGAGTCCATGCTTTGTCCAAGACTCTGGAGTCAACAAGAACTCAGGCCTTACCCAGGAATCTGGTCCCCATAAGAACCCAGGCTTTGTGCAAACCCCTGGCCTCTATAAGGACTCAGGAGACTACAACAATCCAGGCCTTACTCAAGATTCTGGagtttacaagagccaagacctTACTCAAGATTCTGACCTCCATAAGAATCTGGGCCTTACCCAAGTCAGCAAAGTCAAAAGATGTGATGTTCCCCAAGATGCTAGACTTTACAGGAGCCCAGAACATTGCCACAACCCTAACCTCCACAAGCACGCAGGAGTTACTCAACATCCTGACCCCCAGAAGGGTCCAGCCCTTACTCAAGACTCTGGCTTCTCCAAGACTCAGGACTTTATCAAGGGATCAGGCCTCCAAGAGGACTCGTGCTTTGTCCCCAATCCTGTCCTCCACAAGAACCCTCTAGGAACTGACTGTGTCCAGGTGTTGGGCCCACTTCAGACCCCAAAGTCATTTATATCTGAGAAGATTCCTCGAAGGCATGATGCCGGGCAGCATGTTCCAGGGGCTTCTGTCCCACCTAGCCAGCCCTCCTCCCCCGCCAAGGCCCAGGTGGTCTACAGTAACCGACAAACCTTCTCAGAGGTGCCTGTGCTGATAGAGCTGCAACCGCCTTCCCGGCGAGCAGGCAGCCAAGACTGGGTGTACCGCCCCATGGACACAGCTCCTGCAGCCTGCCAGAACTACCGCCAGACGTCTATGCCTCCCAAAACCAACTGGAAGCCCCACTGCCCAGGGTCAGGCACCCGGGTAGGGCACGTGGTCTTTGACGCCCGCCAGAGACAGTTAGGAGCAGGCAGGGACAAGTGTGAAGCATTGTCTCCCAGGCGCCTTCACCGAGAGATATCCAACAACTCATCAGAGATGGCCAAGGCATGGGGATATCAGTGTGTGATGAGAAACTTAGAAAAAGAGGGGACCAATGTGCATGAAGAATAA
- the TMEM102 gene encoding transmembrane protein 102: MASAVWGNAPWWGPPPPAPARPLTDIDFCSGAQLQELTQLIQELGVQESWSDGPKPGPDLLQAKDFVFSLLSLIHRRDPRFPPQTELLLLRGGIREGSLDLGPAPLGPYTRGPHYDAGFTLLVPVFSLDGTGQELQLDMRSCYAWLCLPEQVRGTSVREAWQDCLGPPVPEGCNWIHPTDSRESPQDPQSSVDQPHGDITEPEAHESLKKSPSNVSVPESPQQNLTDIGFPSPSEETNDDVTKATDVSPAPQPSEAREAWPTLCPAQVAAWFFASLAAVAESLFPVPGAPRLVHAARHAGFTTILLATPGPPRRLLLFDLIPVVSVAGWPQGARSHSWAGPLASESSSFYLVPGGGGGRTERPGASGWQLCFARQELALKARIPAPLLQAHAAAQALLRPLVAGTRAAAPYLLRTLLYWACERLPALYLARPENAGACCLGLLDELGRVLEARTLPHYFLSGQKLRAGDGAASLLGALALLRGDPARALRAAVEEAKVARKGGGLAGVGAGSH; encoded by the exons ATGGCTTCTGCAGTCTGGGGGAACGCTCCCTGGTGGGGCCCaccgcccccagccccagcccggcCGCTCACAGACATCGACTTCTGCTCTGGAGCGCAGCTGCAAGAACTAACCCAGCTGATCCAGGAGCTGGGTGTGCAGGAGAGTTGGAGTGATGGGCCCAAGCCAGGACCAGATCTCCTCCAGGCCAAGGATTTTGTGTTCTCTTTGCTTA GTCTCATTCACCGCAGGGACCCTCGCTTTCCTCCCCAGACAGAGCTCCTGCTGCTTCGTGGTGGGATTCGAGAGGGGTCCCTGGATTTGGGGCCTGCACCTCTTGGTCCCTACACGCGGGGACCTCACTACGATGCTGGCTTCACACTCCTGGTGCCCGTGTTTTCTTTAGATGGCACTGGGCAGGAGCTGCAACTGGACATGAGATCCTGTTATGCATGGCTCTGCCTCCCAGAGCAGGTACGCGGAACCTCGGTCCGGGAAGCATGGCAGGATTGCCTAGGACCCCCAGTCCCAGAAGGATGTAATTGGATCCACCCAACTGATAGCAGAGAGAGTCCCCAGGACCCGCAAAGCTCCGTGGACCAGCCACACGGTGACATCACTGAGCCTGAGGCACACGAGTCTTTGAAAAAATCACCTAGTAATGTTTCAGTGCCGGAGTCACCCCAGCAAAACCTAACCGATATTGGCTTTCCCTCACCATCGGAAGAAACGAATGATGACGTCACCAAAGCAACCGATGTTAGCCCAGCGCCACAGCCGTCGGAGGCTCGAGAGGCATGGCCCACATTGTGCCCCGCCCAGGTGGCTGCTTGGTTCTTTGCTTCGCTGGCTGCGGTCGCTGAGTCCCTATTCCCGGTCCCGGGTGCCCCGCGCTTGGTCCACGCAGCCCGCCACGCAGGGTTCACTACCATCCTCCTGGCTACGCCCGGGCCCCCGCGCCGCCTCCTGCTTTTCGACCTGATCCCGGTGGTGTCTGTGGCCGGCTGGCCCCAGGGGGCTCGGAGCCACTCGTGGGCCGGCCCGCTGGCCTCGGAGTCGTCCTCCTTCTACCTGgtgcccggcggcggcggcggccgaacCGAGCGGCCGGGCGCCTCCGGCTGGCAGCTCTGCTTCGCCCGCCAGGAGCTGGCGCTCAAGGCGCGCATACCCGCTCCGCTGCTGCAAGCTCACGCGGCGGCCCAGGCGCTGCTGCGCCCGCTGGTGGCGGGGACCCGGGCCGCGGCGCCCTACCTCCTGCGGACGTTGCTCTACTGGGCGTGCGAGCGGCTGCCCGCGCTCTATCTGGCGCGGCCCGAAAATGCGGGCGCCTGCTGCCTCGGGCTGCTGGATGAGCTGGGCCGAGTACTCGAGGCGCGGACGCTTCCCCACTATTTTCTGAGTGGCCAAAAGCTCCGTGCGGGGGACGGCGCCGCTTCGCTGCTCGGGGCGTTGGCCCTGCTTCGCGGGGACCCTGCTCGGGCCCTGCGCGCCGCTGTGGAGGAGGCCAAGGTTGCGCGTAAGGGGGGCGGCTTAGCCGGCGTGGGAGCCGGGTCGCATTAA
- the FGF11 gene encoding fibroblast growth factor 11, giving the protein MAALASSLIRQKREVREPGGSRPVSAQRRVCPRGTKSLCQKQLLILLSKVRLCGGRPARTDRGPEPQLKGIVTKLFCRQGFYLQANPDGSIQGTPEDTSSFTHFNLIPVGLRVVTIQSAKLGHYMAMNAEGLLYSSPHFTAECRFKECVFENYYVLYASALYRQRRSGRAWYLGLDKEGRVMKGNRVKKTKAAAHFVPKLLEVAMYREPSLHSVPETSPSSPPAP; this is encoded by the exons ATGGCGGCACTGGCCAGTAGCCTGATCCGGCAGAAGCGGGAGGTCCGCGAGCCCGGGGGCAGCCGGCCCGTGTCGGCGCAGCGGCGCGTGTGTCCCCGCGGCACCAAGTCCCTTTGCCAGAAGCAGCTGCTCATCCTGCTGTCCAAGGTGCGACTGTGCGGGGGGCGGCCCGCGCGGACGGACCGCGGCCCGG AACCTCAGCTCAAAGGCATCGTCACCAAACTGTTCTGCCGCCAGGGTTTCTACCTCCAGGCGAATCCCGACGGGAGCATCCAGGGCACCCCAGAGGATACCAGCTCTTTCA CCCACTTCAACCTGATCCCTGTGGGGCTGCGAGTAGTCACCATCCAGAGTGCCAAGCTGGGTCACTACATGGCCATGAACGCTGAGGGGCTGCTCTACAGCTCG CCGCATTTCACAGCTGAGTGTCGCTTTAAGGAGTGCGTCTTTGAGAATTACTATGTCCTGTACGCCTCTGCTCTCTATCGCCAGCGCCGTTCTGGACGGGCCTGGTATCTGGGCCTGGACAAGGAGGGCCGAGTCATGAAGGGAAATCGAGTCAAGAAGACCAAGGCAGCTGCCCACTTTGTGCCCAAGCTCCTGGAGG TGGCCATGTACCGGGAGCCTTCTCTCCACAGTGTCCCTGAGACCTCCCCTTCCAGTCCCCCTGCCCCCTGA